The bacterium genome includes the window GACCGCACGAACGCCGCCAGGTGCTCGATCGCCTCGCGTGCCTCGGGCACCAGCGGCTCGTGCGACTGGAACACGTGCCACATGCCCTCCCAGATCTCCAGTGTGACGTCCACCCCATCAGCCTGCGCCCGGGCTGCCACTCTGACGCTGTCATCCCGAATGATCTCGCGCTCGCCGACCTGGATGAGCAGGGGAGGCAGATCGGTGTAGTCGGCGAACACCGGTGAGACCAGGGGGTCGTGCGCCTGTGTCTCCGGGACGTAGCAGTTCACGAAGTCCGGAAGACAGCGGGGGTTCATGATGGGGTCGAGGCCATCCTCTGATCGGATCGAGTCGCCCGACAGCGTGCAGTCGGCAAAGGGCGACAGTGGCAGGGCGCCATCCGGCGGGCGCTGCCCCCGGTCGCGCAACACCAGCAGCACGGACAGCGTCAGGCCGCCGCCCGCCGAGTCGCCCCCGATGAACATGGCGCGGGCTGGCGTCGGCCCGATGGGACCGTGGGCCGCAAGCCACTCATACGCCTGGACGCAGTCCTCCAGGCCCGCCGGGAAGGGATGCTCAGGGGCCAGACGGTAGTCCGGCAGCAGCACGGCACATCGCGCCGCCGCCGAAAGGTGCGCCGCGAGCGGGAGATAGAAGGCTCCCGACCCTGAGACGAAGCCGCCGCCGTGCAGGTACAGCAGCCGCACCTCCGGGTCCGCTCCGGGGGCCAGCACCCATGTGGCGGGCACGCTCCCCGCGGCGGTCGGCACGCACTGGACCGCTGGGTCAACGGGCTCGCGTCGCGTCGCCATGCCCTGCCGCAACCCCTGCAGGTCGAACCCGTTGGTGCCAAAGGGAGTGCCCTCGCGCAGAAGGCGGTAGCGTTCGCGGCTCTCACTCGATACCATGGGTGTTGCTCTCTCCTCAGTCGCGACTGAAGTGCGGCACCGTTAGCACCTGCCCCGTCTCCACCGCCTCGGTCGCCACGATCATCGCCGCCGCGCTGTTGGCGCCCTCGAAGGCGTCCACCAGCGTCGGCTTGTCGTGGATGATGCAGTCCAGGAAGTGCTCGATCTCCGGCTCGTACGGATGGCCGGCGATCTGCTTGTCGGCAATGTCAAACTCCTCGTCCACGTCGTGCCCGTGGCCCAGCATCACCTTCGCCCCGCGCACCGTGCCCTGCGTGCCGTAGACCTCCAGGTTGTTGAAGGCCGGTCGTGGGCCCACGATGCCGTACGCCCCCGTGAGCTTGCACACCGCGCCGCTGGCGAGTTTCACCACCGCGCACATGCAGTCCGGGTGCTTCATCGCCGGGAAGGCGATGCTGTTGCCATAGCCCATGGCCTCGATCGCATAGGAGTTGGCGAACCAGCGGAGTAGGTCGAACTGGTGGCTGCACCCGCCGACGAGTACCTTCTCGTGTTCGAGGTACCAGTTGATGTTGCCGATGAAGGGATTGAGGCGCGCGGGGTCGGCCTGGCCCTGCAGGGCGTGGATGTAGTCGGACTCCAGATAGAAGATCTCCCCGAGCTTCCCCGAGGCGCACAGGTCGTGGACGGCGTTGTAGTAGGGATTGAAGCGCAGGATCTGCCCGACCATCGTCTTGCGGTCGGACTGGCGCGCGGCCTCCGTCATCGCGTACAGGTCGTCCAGCGTGTTGCCCATGGGCTTCTCGACGATGACATGGCACCCGGCCTCCAGGCCCTGCACGAACGGCCCGGCGTGCAGATGATCGGAGGTGTTGACCGACAGGGCATCCAGGTTCGCCTGGTCGAGCATCTCCTCCAGGCTGGTGTACATCCCGACGCTGTCGTCGAGGCCGAGGGAGTCCTTGGCCCACTGCAACCGCTGGGGGTTCAAGTCGCAGATACCGACCAACTCCGCGTTCGGGCTATGCCAGTAGCTCTGGGTATGCCCCGAGCCGTTGCCCCCAAGCCCAACGACACCGACGCGCACCTTGCTCATCTCGCCCTCCGTAGGAGCGCCAGCTTCCAGCTGGCAGCCGTTGTCGTTCCTGGGACCGCGGGCTTCCAGCCCGCGCCTTGGCCGTTCCGTCATTCGTGACAGGGCGCACCCGCGCCAGCGTGCCCAGGGCCAGCAGCCCCTCGCGGAGGCTCCGGCGGCCCCTGCGGGGCGCGCGATGAGAAGAGGGCTGTGCCTCCCCCCGGCGGGCTCCCGCCCGCCGCTACACACGTCGGCGCCTTCGGCGCGCACGGCCCCCATCACCTGTCACCTGTCACCTGTCACCTGCCGCTACAGCCACCCATACTCGTCCGAGAACTCGAAGTACCACTTCACGCTCTCGGCCGGGACGTTCCAGGGGATGTGGTTGCCGATGCACATGAAGTAGCCGGGGCACTCGCGGCCCAGTTGGCACATCCGCTGGGTCATCTGGCGGATGGCTTCGCGGTCGTGGGTCTGCAGGATGCGGTTGTCGCCCTCGCCGGCGAGAATCTTGTCCGGGTGGCGGCGGTTGATGTCGTGGTAGTCGGCGAAGGGCTCGGAGATCAGGCCATCGGCGCCGCAGGCGAAGATGTCGTCCACGATGGTCTCGGGGTTGCCGTCGGTCATGAAGATGACCTTGATCCCGCTGGCCTTCATCAAGCTCCAGAACTCTTCGTAGTACGGGTAGACGAACTCGTGCATCCACGCTGGCGAGCAGACCGGCCCGCGCGCCATGCAGACGTCGTCATGGCAGACGCAGTAGTTGACATCGGTGAGCGTCACCGCGGTGAAGTACTTGCGGGACAACTCGGAGAAGTCACGCATCAGGCGCCTGAGTTCGGCCTTGTGGCCGCCGGCCAGCTCCAGGAAGACCTCCCACCCGAAGGTCAGCAGCGGCCACATGAAGATGGTGTTGTAGAAGCCGGCGCCCTTGAGGTGGTCGGCCCGTGGCGGCGGCGCGTAGGCGGGTGCCGGGCCAGCGGGGGTCGCGTGGGCGGGCGTGTCCTCACGCCCGCTGCCGGCGTGGGGACACGCCGGCCCACGCGGCACTTCCCCCCGCGGCAACTCCCCACCCTGGATCTCCTGCGCCCAGTCCTCCACCGACTTGCGGAAGTCGAAGTTGCACACCACCTGCGCCTCGCGCAGGTCCAGGTGCTCCAGGGGCTGATAGGCGATCGCCTGCTCGACGCTGGTGAAGGCCTTGCCCCATTCCCAGTGGCTGGTCATGCCCCCGCCCCAGCGGACGCACTTGCGCCCATCGGCGTTGACGAACGACGACTCGCCCTCCGGCAGGCGCTCGATCGGGTCGTCGGTGGCGGGGATGCCCACGCCCATGTCGAGGGGGTACAGTTCGGCGACCTTCTGCGCCGCCAGGCGCGGGTGCTGCCAGGCGTCAATGCCAGACAGCAGCGTGAAGGCGTCGGGGTTGGAGAAGTGCTCCCAGTGGGGGATGCGATCCACGGGCTGCAGGCGGATGCGCTTCAGGGCGCGGTTGGGGTCCATGGCGCGGCTATTCGCCGCATGGAGAAAGGGCTCCTCTTCGCGCGAAGAGGAGCCCCCGGGAGAGCCCGCGACGACGCGGCTAGTCCGACTGGTACGTGTAGAGGTTTGCCTTCAGGAGGCTCTGGCGGTTGAGCCACTTGGCGTGGCCGTCGGTGAAGGCGACGTTCGAGCCGCCGTTGTGGCAGGCGAAGCGCCCGAAGTCATCGGTCGGATAGCCGGCTGCGTCATCGCACTGCGATTCCTCGAACAGCGCCGTGCCGGACACATCATCCAGCACGGCCAACGTCACCGCTGAGACCAGCTGGTTCATCTCGTAGCTGCAGCCCGGGTAGGCCTCGCTCTTGCGCGACGGACACACGAACAGCTGCGCGTTCCTAACGTAGGGGTACAGCGATCCGCCACTGGGCTCCCAGACCCCAACGGTCTGCGTCGTCATCCACGCTCCGTAGCCGAGAGGGGCCAGTCCCGCGTTACCGGGGTCGGCCCTGGGCAGCATCTCGTCATAGTCCTGGCCGTACGCGAGGGCGGCCAGGCCGAGTTGCTTGAGGTTGGACATGCAACTGGTCTGGCGGGCCTTCTCTCGGGCCCTGGCAAACACAGGGAAGAGGATGGCAGCGAGTATCGCGATGATCGCGATCACCACCAACAACTCAATGAGTGTGAAGCCTCTACGCATGGTCGAGCCTCCCCTGCTCGCATGGTCTCGGCGAAAGCCGAGGACGCCCATATGCTATATACATTCCTCGTGCCCTCGCCGGAATCCCCCTCTCATGTTCCAGAATCGTCACCAGCCTCGATCTCGCCACTGCGTCGGGTGTACACCGGGCCAAAAGAAAGGCTCCCTTCCGCATGGAAGGGAGCCTTCACGACTGCCCGAGGTCATGACTCGGAGGCATGCCCCGGCCAAACCCCTGGGCCGCTGAACCGCCGATCCTAGTCGCTGGCCGGCGTGAACAGGCTCGGCAGCATGTTGGTGCTCTTGAGCCACTTGGCGTGGCCGTCAACGAAGCAGACATTCGAGCCGTCGTTGTGGGTCGAGTAGCCACCGCCACCGTCGGTCGAGGTGCACGAGCCGTCATCGTTGACGGCCTCGGTGACCAGGGCCGTGCCGGAGACATCGTCTATGGCGCCCAGCGAGGCCCACGACACGCTGCCATTCATCTCATAGGTGCAGTTCGGCCGCGGGTCCGCCCGACGCGACGGGCAGATGTAGAGCTGGGCGTTCTTGATGTACGAGTAGATGGCGCCATTGGCGACATCCCATGAGTTCGCGCCGTTGGTCTTGACGATCCAGTAGCCCCACGGATACGGGTCAGCGAACGTCGCGCCCGAACCAGGGAACCTCTCGTCATAGTCCTGCGCGTACGCCTGGAACGCGATGCCGAGCTGCCGCATGTTGGAGTTGCAGCTCGACTGACGCGCCTTCTCGCGGGCCTTGGCGAACACCGGGAAGAGAATGGCGGCGAGGATCGCGATGATCGCGATGACGACCAACAACTCGATGAGCGTGAAACCCCTGCGCATAGACGTACCTCCTGATCTGTGTGCCCCGGCCCAAGCCGGGGTGGCGAACCACCATTATACGGACTGCTACCAATCAGGGGAAGCACTTCTGCACAGCATCGGAGGTGATTCCGTACCCGCCACCGAAGTGACGCCCCACACTCTCTGCCGGCAGGTGCCCCATGCGCTTTCTGACGATTCTGTGCTGCTTTCTATTCCTTACTGCCGCCTCTGCG containing:
- a CDS encoding alpha/beta hydrolase encodes the protein MVSSESRERYRLLREGTPFGTNGFDLQGLRQGMATRREPVDPAVQCVPTAAGSVPATWVLAPGADPEVRLLYLHGGGFVSGSGAFYLPLAAHLSAAARCAVLLPDYRLAPEHPFPAGLEDCVQAYEWLAAHGPIGPTPARAMFIGGDSAGGGLTLSVLLVLRDRGQRPPDGALPLSPFADCTLSGDSIRSEDGLDPIMNPRCLPDFVNCYVPETQAHDPLVSPVFADYTDLPPLLIQVGEREIIRDDSVRVAARAQADGVDVTLEIWEGMWHVFQSHEPLVPEAREAIEHLAAFVRSRAASV
- a CDS encoding Gfo/Idh/MocA family oxidoreductase, giving the protein MSKVRVGVVGLGGNGSGHTQSYWHSPNAELVGICDLNPQRLQWAKDSLGLDDSVGMYTSLEEMLDQANLDALSVNTSDHLHAGPFVQGLEAGCHVIVEKPMGNTLDDLYAMTEAARQSDRKTMVGQILRFNPYYNAVHDLCASGKLGEIFYLESDYIHALQGQADPARLNPFIGNINWYLEHEKVLVGGCSHQFDLLRWFANSYAIEAMGYGNSIAFPAMKHPDCMCAVVKLASGAVCKLTGAYGIVGPRPAFNNLEVYGTQGTVRGAKVMLGHGHDVDEEFDIADKQIAGHPYEPEIEHFLDCIIHDKPTLVDAFEGANSAAAMIVATEAVETGQVLTVPHFSRD
- a CDS encoding DUF1559 domain-containing protein, with the protein product MRRGFTLIELLVVIAIIAILAAILFPVFARAREKARQTSCMSNLKQLGLAALAYGQDYDEMLPRADPGNAGLAPLGYGAWMTTQTVGVWEPSGGSLYPYVRNAQLFVCPSRKSEAYPGCSYEMNQLVSAVTLAVLDDVSGTALFEESQCDDAAGYPTDDFGRFACHNGGSNVAFTDGHAKWLNRQSLLKANLYTYQSD
- a CDS encoding DUF1559 domain-containing protein codes for the protein MRRGFTLIELLVVIAIIAILAAILFPVFAKAREKARQSSCNSNMRQLGIAFQAYAQDYDERFPGSGATFADPYPWGYWIVKTNGANSWDVANGAIYSYIKNAQLYICPSRRADPRPNCTYEMNGSVSWASLGAIDDVSGTALVTEAVNDDGSCTSTDGGGGYSTHNDGSNVCFVDGHAKWLKSTNMLPSLFTPASD